The Desulfonatronovibrio hydrogenovorans DSM 9292 genome includes a window with the following:
- a CDS encoding RNA recognition motif domain-containing protein → MTNLYVGNISWNTTEAQLSDLFSTYGQVLSAKIIEDRETGRSRGFGFVEMESGAEKAVESLNGYDLDGRNLKVNVAKPRRESSY, encoded by the coding sequence ATGACCAATCTGTACGTCGGCAACATTTCATGGAACACAACAGAGGCCCAGCTTAGCGATCTTTTTTCTACCTATGGTCAGGTTCTCTCGGCCAAGATCATTGAGGACCGTGAAACAGGAAGATCTCGCGGCTTCGGTTTTGTGGAAATGGAATCAGGTGCTGAAAAGGCAGTCGAATCTTTGAATGGTTACGACCTTGACGGCCGCAACCTTAAAGTCAACGTAGCCAAGCCCAGAAGGGAATCCAGCTATTAA
- a CDS encoding Fe-S-containing hydro-lyase produces MSEPIRLSTPLKDEDIAGLKTGDKVLLSGKIYTARDAAHKRLLADIDAGQKPPFELEGAVIYYVGPSPAPPGRPIGSAGPTTSYRMDTYAPRLHSMGVKASIGKGKRGDTVKDALQEFKGVYFGATGGAGALLSQRITSARILAYEDLGPEAIRELEVKDFPLLVVNDSFGGELYVKPRIK; encoded by the coding sequence ATGTCTGAACCCATAAGACTTTCAACTCCCCTTAAGGATGAAGATATTGCCGGTCTCAAGACCGGCGACAAGGTATTGCTGTCCGGCAAGATATACACAGCAAGGGATGCAGCCCATAAAAGGCTTCTGGCAGATATTGATGCAGGCCAGAAACCCCCATTTGAACTTGAAGGGGCTGTGATCTACTATGTTGGCCCATCCCCAGCGCCTCCGGGCAGACCTATTGGATCAGCCGGACCAACCACCAGCTACCGCATGGATACATACGCTCCAAGACTCCATTCCATGGGGGTCAAGGCCAGCATCGGCAAGGGCAAAAGGGGTGATACGGTCAAGGATGCTTTGCAGGAATTCAAAGGTGTTTACTTTGGGGCAACCGGTGGAGCCGGAGCATTGCTATCTCAGAGGATCACCAGTGCCAGAATCCTGGCCTATGAAGACTTAGGCCCTGAAGCCATCCGGGAGCTGGAAGTAAAGGATTTTCCATTACTGGTTGTTAACGATTCTTTTGGAGGAGAGCTCTACGTTAAGCCCAGAATAAAATAA
- a CDS encoding fumarate hydratase, with protein MRTINAGAITDVVAKICLEANIKAPDDVLQAFKKSQETETSPAGLEILNQLLENVKLAGETGLPLCQDTGLAVFFVELGTDCRVEGDLYQAINDGVRQGYEKGYLRKSVCHPLTRKNTGDNTPAIIHLDLVPGDKIRIKFMAKGGGSENMSRATMLTPAQGWEGIKKFVVNRVAEAGPNPCPPTIVGVGIGGTFDHAPILAKKALFRPLDQKHSDPEIAAMEDELFAAINDLGIGPMGMGGNTTSLGVKIEMAPCHIASLPLAVNIQCHSARHKEVVI; from the coding sequence ATGCGAACCATTAATGCCGGTGCAATAACCGATGTTGTGGCCAAAATCTGTTTGGAGGCTAATATCAAAGCTCCGGACGATGTATTACAGGCCTTTAAAAAGTCCCAGGAAACAGAGACCAGTCCTGCCGGGCTGGAGATCCTGAATCAGCTTCTGGAAAACGTGAAGCTGGCCGGTGAAACCGGATTGCCTTTGTGTCAGGATACTGGTCTGGCAGTTTTTTTTGTGGAACTGGGCACAGACTGCCGGGTGGAGGGTGACCTTTATCAAGCCATAAATGATGGTGTCAGGCAGGGTTATGAAAAAGGCTATCTGCGAAAATCTGTCTGCCATCCCCTGACCAGGAAAAATACCGGAGACAATACCCCGGCCATCATCCACCTTGACCTGGTTCCTGGAGATAAAATCAGGATAAAGTTCATGGCCAAGGGTGGCGGCAGTGAGAACATGTCCAGGGCGACCATGCTAACTCCGGCCCAGGGTTGGGAAGGAATCAAAAAGTTCGTGGTCAACAGGGTGGCTGAAGCAGGTCCCAATCCCTGTCCCCCGACCATAGTTGGTGTGGGTATTGGCGGGACTTTTGACCATGCTCCCATCCTGGCCAAAAAAGCTCTTTTCCGGCCCCTGGATCAAAAGCATTCCGATCCGGAAATTGCGGCCATGGAGGATGAACTTTTTGCAGCCATTAATGACCTTGGCATCGGCCCCATGGGCATGGGTGGGAACACCACCAGTCTGGGGGTCAAGATTGAGATGGCTCCATGCCATATTGCCAGTCTGCCCCTGGCCGTGAATATCCAATGCCATAGTGCAAGGCATAAGGAGGTGGTAATATAA
- a CDS encoding fumarate reductase iron-sulfur subunit — MARKLIFNIFRYNPMDPSSKPEMKKFKLEETENLNLFVALNKIREEQDPSLQFDFCCRAGICGACAMVINGRPGLACHTKAKDLPADITLMPLPGFKLVGDLSVDTGTWFRSMNEKVRSWIHTDGEFDPNAEEERMDNSVAEQIYELERCIECGCCVGACATAQMREDFLGAVALNRIARFIIDPRDKRQEKDYFEVVGTDQGIFGCMGLLGCEDVCPKHLPLQDQLAFVRRRMGMYALKKIIPWKN, encoded by the coding sequence ATGGCAAGAAAGTTAATCTTCAATATATTTCGATATAATCCCATGGACCCTTCATCCAAGCCAGAGATGAAGAAATTCAAACTGGAAGAAACTGAGAATCTGAACCTGTTTGTAGCATTGAACAAGATCAGGGAAGAACAGGACCCTTCACTGCAGTTTGATTTCTGTTGCCGGGCCGGTATCTGCGGAGCCTGCGCAATGGTCATCAATGGTCGTCCCGGCCTGGCCTGTCATACCAAGGCCAAAGATCTCCCGGCTGACATTACCCTCATGCCCCTGCCTGGATTCAAGCTGGTTGGGGATCTGTCCGTGGACACCGGAACTTGGTTTAGATCCATGAATGAAAAAGTCAGGTCCTGGATTCATACGGATGGGGAATTTGATCCCAATGCTGAAGAAGAGCGCATGGACAACAGTGTGGCTGAGCAGATATATGAGCTGGAACGGTGCATTGAATGCGGATGCTGCGTTGGGGCCTGCGCCACTGCCCAGATGCGTGAGGATTTCCTGGGAGCTGTTGCTTTGAACCGCATCGCCAGATTCATCATTGACCCCAGGGACAAGAGGCAGGAAAAGGACTACTTTGAAGTGGTGGGTACTGATCAGGGCATATTCGGCTGCATGGGGCTTCTGGGTTGCGAAGATGTCTGTCCCAAACACTTGCCTTTGCAAGATCAGCTGGCCTTTGTCCGGCGCAGGATGGGAATGTACGCCCTGAAAAAAATAATTCCCTGGAAAAATTGA
- a CDS encoding fumarate reductase flavoprotein subunit: protein MQIIYTDLLCIGSGLAGERVAIEAAQAGFEAICLSLVPPRRSHSSAAQGGMQASLGNCIKGEGDCPDVHFQDTVKGSDWGCDQEVVRMFADNAPLAIRQMAYWGVPWNRVVPGKSSYYKGGEKLEKEEKKDREGLITARDFGGTAKWRACYCSDGTGHAMLYTLDNVAVQSGVKVHDRTEAISLIHDGEKCLGAVVRCLKTGELRAYLAKATLIATGGFGRIYRASTNAVINDGGGLIIALDTGVVPLGNMEAVQFHPTGIVPTDILVTEGCRGDGGTLLDVNLERFMHVYEPEKAELASRDVVSRRMTEHIRKGLGVKSSYGEHLWLDIRHLGKQHITTKLREVYEICKNFLGIDPITELIPVRPTQHYSMGGVRTNKDGAAYGLKGLFSAGEASCWDMHGFNRLGGNSLAETVVAGMIVGEKIVEFLKGYETGFDTKVVNSALRKQQERMADLVSGDGKEGVFEVRDAMQDVLMDYVGIFRNEKDLALAVDKLKEIHKRAGNLKLKSNGTGANPEMALALRLPGMVRLALCVAYGALERKESRGSHAREDFPERNDRDWLVRTLAYWKEGEDLPELKYEPATKVVELPPGDRGYGGGKIISAETKEA, encoded by the coding sequence ATGCAGATAATTTATACTGATTTACTATGTATTGGATCGGGCCTGGCCGGAGAAAGGGTGGCCATTGAAGCTGCTCAAGCCGGATTTGAGGCCATCTGTTTAAGTCTTGTCCCTCCCAGGCGTTCCCATTCTTCAGCTGCTCAGGGCGGTATGCAGGCTTCCCTTGGAAACTGCATCAAAGGCGAAGGAGACTGTCCTGATGTCCATTTCCAGGACACTGTCAAGGGTTCTGACTGGGGTTGCGACCAGGAAGTAGTCAGGATGTTTGCTGATAACGCTCCCCTGGCCATTCGCCAGATGGCTTACTGGGGAGTGCCCTGGAACAGGGTGGTGCCTGGCAAATCCAGTTACTATAAGGGCGGAGAAAAACTGGAAAAGGAAGAGAAAAAAGACCGGGAGGGCTTGATCACGGCCAGGGATTTCGGCGGCACAGCCAAGTGGCGGGCCTGTTACTGTTCCGATGGAACCGGCCATGCCATGCTTTACACCCTGGACAATGTTGCGGTGCAGAGTGGGGTCAAGGTACATGACCGCACAGAAGCCATCAGTCTGATCCATGACGGGGAAAAATGCCTGGGTGCTGTTGTCAGATGCCTTAAAACAGGTGAACTCAGGGCCTATCTGGCCAAAGCAACTCTCATCGCCACCGGCGGTTTCGGACGGATTTACCGGGCTTCGACCAATGCAGTCATCAATGACGGGGGCGGACTGATCATTGCTCTGGATACTGGTGTGGTTCCTCTGGGCAACATGGAAGCAGTCCAGTTTCACCCCACCGGGATCGTGCCTACGGACATTCTAGTCACAGAAGGCTGTCGCGGAGACGGAGGCACCCTCCTGGATGTCAACCTTGAACGGTTCATGCATGTATATGAACCGGAAAAGGCAGAATTGGCCTCCAGAGACGTGGTTTCCAGACGCATGACCGAACACATCAGAAAAGGCCTGGGGGTCAAGAGTTCTTATGGAGAACACCTCTGGCTGGATATCCGTCATCTTGGCAAACAGCACATCACCACCAAGCTCAGGGAGGTTTATGAAATATGCAAAAACTTCCTGGGTATTGACCCCATAACCGAACTCATTCCGGTCAGACCCACCCAGCACTACAGTATGGGCGGTGTTCGGACAAATAAGGATGGAGCTGCTTATGGGCTGAAAGGGCTTTTCTCGGCCGGAGAAGCTTCCTGCTGGGACATGCATGGCTTTAACCGCCTGGGTGGAAACTCCCTGGCTGAAACCGTGGTGGCCGGCATGATTGTCGGAGAGAAAATAGTTGAATTCCTCAAAGGTTACGAGACCGGTTTTGACACTAAAGTTGTTAATTCAGCCCTGAGAAAACAGCAGGAGAGAATGGCAGACCTGGTTTCAGGAGACGGAAAAGAGGGTGTTTTTGAGGTCAGGGATGCCATGCAGGATGTATTAATGGATTATGTCGGCATCTTCCGGAACGAAAAGGATCTGGCCCTGGCTGTGGACAAACTCAAAGAGATCCATAAACGGGCAGGCAACCTCAAGCTTAAATCCAATGGAACAGGCGCCAACCCGGAAATGGCTCTGGCTCTGCGTCTGCCTGGAATGGTCAGGCTTGCCCTGTGCGTTGCTTACGGGGCTTTGGAAAGAAAAGAAAGCCGTGGTTCACATGCCAGAGAAGACTTTCCTGAACGCAATGACAGGGACTGGCTGGTCCGGACCCTGGCCTACTGGAAAGAGGGCGAAGATTTGCCCGAGCTCAAGTATGAACCAGCAACCAAAGTTGTTGAACTGCCTCCTGGAGACCGGGGATACGGTGGAGGAAAGATAATCAGCGCTGAAACAAAAGAGGCATAA
- a CDS encoding fumarate reductase, giving the protein MRIDSTVYVPAVTRQAAYLDWLQMFTGLCLISFMYLHALFVASIIFGTGAFNALANFFEDYYLAQVGGPLIVLIFFAHFILAARKIPFRSEQQKKLWFQSKMLAHRDTWMWVVQVVSAMIILIMGAIHMWVVLTDLPITADKSAARIQSGFWLTFYLILLPMVELHVGVGWYRLGVKWGFIKSQARKKVKKFEYYITGFFIFLGLITLIRFLFVKI; this is encoded by the coding sequence ATGCGTATTGACAGTACAGTGTATGTGCCTGCCGTTACCAGGCAGGCCGCTTATCTGGACTGGCTGCAGATGTTTACAGGGCTTTGTCTGATATCGTTCATGTATCTGCATGCCCTTTTTGTAGCCAGTATTATCTTTGGAACCGGAGCCTTTAATGCGCTGGCCAATTTCTTTGAAGACTATTACCTGGCTCAGGTAGGTGGACCTTTGATCGTATTGATCTTTTTCGCCCATTTTATTCTTGCGGCCAGAAAGATTCCCTTCAGATCGGAACAGCAGAAGAAACTCTGGTTTCAAAGCAAGATGCTGGCTCACAGGGATACCTGGATGTGGGTGGTCCAGGTAGTGTCTGCCATGATCATCCTGATCATGGGGGCGATTCATATGTGGGTAGTCCTGACGGATCTGCCTATCACTGCTGACAAAAGTGCCGCCAGGATTCAAAGCGGATTCTGGCTGACCTTTTACCTGATTCTTCTGCCCATGGTTGAGCTGCATGTGGGAGTAGGCTGGTACAGGCTGGGGGTCAAATGGGGATTCATCAAGAGCCAGGCCAGGAAAAAAGTTAAAAAATTCGAATACTATATTACCGGCTTCTTTATTTTCCTTGGCCTGATCACCCTTATTCGATTTCTTTTCGTTAAAATATAA
- a CDS encoding exodeoxyribonuclease III yields MIIHSWNVNGFRAVVGKGFWDWFQQSDSDVVCLQETKARLDQLEERDRSIPGYDMAWNPSRAKQGYSGVASFFRVKPLKISTGLPEDRFQGEGRLICMEYEDFHLLNVYFPNGQMNEERLKFKLDYYDSFLNYAEELRKSKPIVVCGDFNTAHKEIDLKNPKANQDRSGFLPIERQWLDRFISHGYVDTFRMFNQEPDQYTWWTYRFGARSRNAGWRIDYFFVSEELKSKVLRSWIEPGVKGSDHCPIGLELEM; encoded by the coding sequence ATGATAATTCATTCCTGGAATGTCAACGGCTTTCGCGCGGTGGTCGGCAAGGGCTTCTGGGATTGGTTCCAGCAGTCTGACTCGGATGTTGTCTGTCTGCAGGAGACCAAGGCCAGACTTGACCAGCTTGAGGAGCGGGATAGATCCATACCCGGTTATGACATGGCCTGGAATCCTTCCAGGGCTAAACAGGGGTATTCCGGGGTAGCTTCTTTTTTCAGGGTTAAACCCCTTAAGATCTCCACAGGTTTGCCTGAAGATAGATTTCAGGGTGAAGGCAGATTGATCTGCATGGAATATGAAGATTTTCATCTGCTCAATGTTTACTTTCCCAACGGCCAGATGAATGAAGAACGCCTCAAGTTCAAACTGGATTATTATGATTCATTTCTAAATTATGCTGAAGAGCTGAGGAAATCAAAGCCCATAGTGGTTTGCGGGGATTTTAATACTGCCCACAAGGAAATCGACCTGAAAAACCCCAAGGCCAACCAGGACCGCTCCGGCTTTTTGCCCATTGAAAGGCAGTGGCTGGATAGGTTTATCAGCCACGGTTATGTGGATACCTTCAGGATGTTCAACCAGGAGCCGGACCAGTATACTTGGTGGACCTACAGATTTGGAGCCAGATCCAGAAACGCTGGCTGGCGGATTGATTATTTTTTTGTGTCCGAGGAATTGAAGAGCAAGGTTCTCCGATCCTGGATTGAGCCGGGAGTGAAGGGTTCAGACCATTGTCCCATTGGACTGGAACTGGAAATGTAA
- a CDS encoding metallophosphoesterase — protein MFELFWIAFGDVHERLKNIHKIDDISMASGILMSGDLTNVGNLGKVSRLMEEVKKLNPNVYAQIGNMDTREVEEYLDQTGMNIHARVIPMVGGVHLTGLGYSTPTPFSTPSEVEEEQLKLWLDSVEDQAMEPKHLIFLTHTPPYRTKADLLKSGSNVGSRAVREFIEKVQPGVCVTGHIHEARSVDRIGKTLIINPGPLSSGGYVRISFSGSELDAQLRMVQ, from the coding sequence ATGTTTGAACTCTTTTGGATAGCCTTTGGCGATGTGCATGAGCGGCTGAAGAATATCCATAAAATTGATGATATTTCCATGGCCTCGGGTATACTCATGTCCGGAGATTTGACCAATGTGGGCAACCTTGGAAAGGTTTCCAGGCTGATGGAAGAAGTTAAAAAACTGAATCCCAACGTCTATGCCCAGATAGGGAATATGGATACCCGGGAAGTGGAAGAATATCTCGACCAGACAGGGATGAACATTCATGCCAGGGTCATCCCCATGGTCGGCGGCGTACATCTCACCGGCCTTGGATACTCAACTCCAACCCCTTTTTCCACGCCGTCAGAAGTGGAAGAAGAACAACTCAAATTGTGGCTGGACAGCGTTGAAGACCAGGCCATGGAGCCAAAACATCTCATCTTTCTGACCCACACCCCCCCGTACAGGACCAAGGCTGATCTTCTGAAATCAGGCAGCAATGTGGGCAGCAGGGCTGTAAGAGAGTTTATTGAAAAAGTTCAGCCAGGAGTCTGCGTAACCGGGCATATCCATGAAGCCCGGTCTGTGGATCGCATTGGTAAAACCCTGATCATCAACCCTGGTCCCTTGTCATCCGGGGGATATGTCCGGATTTCTTTTAGTGGCTCTGAACTGGACGCCCAGTTGAGAATGGTCCAATGA